The following is a genomic window from Nocardioides thalensis.
CCGCGCCTCAACGTCGACGGCGGCGAGCGCGACACCCGTCAGAACGAGATGACCTGGGCCGACGTCGTGGCGGACTTCCCGCAGCTCGCCGGCGTCCAGCCGGCGTGGAACTACAACTCGCGCGTCGGCGGCTTCGACGTCAACCGCGACTTCAACCCCGACCTCGACTACGTGCCCCAGCCGGCCGACTTCCCGGGCAACAGCGCCGACACCGGCTGGTACATCACCCCCGAGGCACAGACCGTCCGCGAGGTCTACCGGGACCTCGAGAACGAGTTCGGCACCGTCGACTACTTCATCGACCTCCACAACCAGTGGTCGTGCTACGCCACCGAGGACCTGGAGAACATGTCGCCGCTGTCGATCTCGGCGAAGTTCATCGACGACCCGTCGGAGTTCGGCGACTGGCCGAAGTTCGACATGGACGCGTCCAAGCGCGCCAACGTGGCGGTCTACGAGGCGCTCCAGGGCCACGGCGAGTCCGGCTACGGCGACCTCACCCTCTACCCGCAGGACACCAACCTGCCGGGCACGGCGCTCGGCTCGTTCGCGCTCCGGGGCAGCGCGGTGGTGCTGTTCGAGACGTCCAGCCAGACGCAGTACGACGGCATGAAGCGCAACGGCATGCTGCGCAAGCAGATCGAGATCGGTCTGGCCGGACTCGTCGAGTCCGTCGCCGACGGCTCCATCGCCTCGCTCGACCCGGCGGCGTACGACGAGATCCCCCAGCGGGTCTTCCTGCCGGAGGACTGAGGACCTGCAGCACAGCGGCCGCGCCGGCCCCCGGGTCGGCGCGGCCGCTGCGCTTCCCCAAAATTGAAACACGTTCTACACTTCGAGACGCTCGCTCGTTCCTCGCGAGCTCCTCAGTGACCGAAAGGCCGAGCGTGATCCCCCTCCTCCAGGACAAAGTCGTCGTGCTCTCCGGCGTCGGGCCCGGCCTCGGCCGCGCGCTCGGCGAGCAGGCCTCGCTCATGGGCGCCGACCTGGTGCTCGCGAGCCGCACCGAGAAGCGGCTCGAGAAGATGGCCGCGGTCGTCCGCGAGCACGGGCGCCGCGCGCTCGTCGTACCGACCGACATCACCGACGAGGCGTCGCGGCAGTCCCTGGTCGACGCGGCGCTCGCCGAGTTCGGCCGGGTCGACTGCCTGATCAACAACGCGTTCGGCATCCCGCCGATGGACCCGCTCACGACGCTGACCGTCGAGAGCCTGCGCGCGGCCAACGAGACCAACGTCTTCGCGCCGTTGCGGCTCTCGGCTCTCTTCGCCGACGCCCTCGCCGAGAGCAAGGGCTCGGTGGTGATGCTCAACTCGTGCGTGGTCTACAGCAGCCAGCCGGAGTACGCCGGCTACAAGCTGTCGAAGGGCGCGCTCGCCCACCTCGCGTCGTCCCTGGCGACCGAGCTCGGTCCGCGTGGCATCCGCGTCAACAGCGTCGCGCCGTCCTACATCTACGAGGACGTCAACAAGGCCTACTTCGACTGGATCGCGCAGGAGACGGGGCGCACGCA
Proteins encoded in this region:
- a CDS encoding M14 family zinc carboxypeptidase produces the protein MALRRWKAALSASALLTATGGLVATATTPATAIPTESHCGTEASGSGNNGFVNHAQLTTALERIERTTGGVVDVEVAGQSNQGRDIYLARVGEGDAVVFVQSQIHGNEMHGTEALLALLQQWGGNSPEAQAIREQVTIVAIPRLNVDGGERDTRQNEMTWADVVADFPQLAGVQPAWNYNSRVGGFDVNRDFNPDLDYVPQPADFPGNSADTGWYITPEAQTVREVYRDLENEFGTVDYFIDLHNQWSCYATEDLENMSPLSISAKFIDDPSEFGDWPKFDMDASKRANVAVYEALQGHGESGYGDLTLYPQDTNLPGTALGSFALRGSAVVLFETSSQTQYDGMKRNGMLRKQIEIGLAGLVESVADGSIASLDPAAYDEIPQRVFLPED
- a CDS encoding SDR family oxidoreductase; this encodes MIPLLQDKVVVLSGVGPGLGRALGEQASLMGADLVLASRTEKRLEKMAAVVREHGRRALVVPTDITDEASRQSLVDAALAEFGRVDCLINNAFGIPPMDPLTTLTVESLRAANETNVFAPLRLSALFADALAESKGSVVMLNSCVVYSSQPEYAGYKLSKGALAHLASSLATELGPRGIRVNSVAPSYIYEDVNKAYFDWIAQETGRTHEEVYAEKAAPTDLKRLATPEEVAQAALFLASDLASAVTGVMLNVDCGEFHDN